The following are encoded in a window of Panulirus ornatus isolate Po-2019 chromosome 6, ASM3632096v1, whole genome shotgun sequence genomic DNA:
- the LOC139748947 gene encoding receptor expression-enhancing protein 1-like: MISSLLSRVVILVFGTWFPAYYSYKAVKTKNVKEYVKWMMYWIVFAFFTCFKTLTDLFLSFWFSFYYELKILVVLWLLSPATHGSSILYRKFVHPWLTRREDDIDNCIAQAKQQGYSTVIQLDTKGVNYATTVLMQTAIKASQGPQGGSGLVNQLRCSYSSGELADGDMNRNVKALPHIPDDYDDHTHSSGTTASPPLTKQRRRQQQLLK; the protein is encoded by the coding sequence ATGATCTCATCACTACTCTCAAGAGTAGTCATATTAGTGTTTGGGACATGGTTCCCGGCCTACTACTCCTACAAGGCTGTGAAGACCAAAAACGTTAAAGAATACGTAAAATGGATGATGTACTGGATTGTGTTTGCTTTCTTCACATGCTTCAAAACACTAACCGATCTCTTTCTAAGTTTCTGGTTCTCATTCTATTACGAGCTCAAGATCTTAGTGGTGCTATGGCTGTTGTCTCCAGCCACACACGGGTCATCCATTTTGTACCGCAAGTTTGTACACCCATGGCTGACCCGACGAGAAGATGATATTGATAACTGCATTGCTCAGGCTAAGCAGCAAGGCTACTCCACTGTCATACAACTGGATACCAAGGGTGTTAATTATGCTACGACGGTCTTAATGCAGACCGCAATTAAGGCAAGTCAGGGACCCCAGGGTGGTAGTGGTCTTGTGAATCAGCTTCGTTGTAGTTATAGCTCTGGCGAACTTGCTGATGGAGATATGAACCGCAACGTTAAGGCATTGCCACACATTcctgatgattatgatgaccacacacactcctcaggtACTACTGCCTCTCCTCCACTTACAAAGCAAAGAAGAAGGCAACAGCAGCTGTTGAAATAG